In a single window of the Bacillus mycoides genome:
- a CDS encoding ArsR/SmtB family transcription factor, translated as MEPLLIYKALSNETRCQILSWLKNPENHFDEKPYLEQGLSFQVGVCVGDIQLKTGLAQSVISSYLLTMKKAGLLDSDRIGKWTYYRRNEKIIREFSEYVQNEL; from the coding sequence ATGGAACCTTTATTAATTTATAAAGCATTGTCAAATGAAACAAGATGTCAAATTTTATCATGGTTGAAAAATCCAGAAAACCATTTCGATGAAAAACCTTATCTAGAGCAAGGCCTTAGCTTTCAAGTTGGAGTATGTGTAGGAGATATCCAGCTTAAAACTGGCTTAGCCCAATCGGTTATTTCTAGTTATTTATTAACTATGAAAAAAGCAGGACTACTAGACTCTGACCGAATTGGAAAATGGACATACTATCGCCGAAATGAAAAAATAATACGAGAGTTTTCTGAATACGTTCAAAACGAATTATAA